The following proteins are co-located in the Carassius gibelio isolate Cgi1373 ecotype wild population from Czech Republic chromosome A9, carGib1.2-hapl.c, whole genome shotgun sequence genome:
- the LOC128019512 gene encoding TSC22 domain family protein 1 isoform X2, translating to MWKLLKRHQVASQKELALLSCVYNFIGDHPLEMNHHDRSGDSGSARKMVHPMILPKRESSCSSVGGSSTLTTSGSTSLNSNNLMRGDDYSSPVLIQSQTPAASSLGSQNPPQSLNIPVQATLLPQALPVTVAQMKKKSGFQITSVTPAQTSVSTNNSIAEDTESCDDLDESHTEDLSSSEIMDVSLSRANDVGGPERSSSEETLNNFHEAETPGAVSPNQPPVLTQAHMHGSMVNGTVHHQHHNPASSGKGHFAGGTQIGIPLGATVTSAVTSSSGALASTGQKMPSNAAGLIESASVGSTAVIGQPLASVASGTGMISVTSGATVSTGKPITNNVSMLNSASVPAVGGKSTNSSNVNYSPALNSISNQTVNLSHVPSGIIGMGVTAATTVLGGVASTGGGQVGPAVMGQHTMPAPSVPSMNAQPQQAQVPPPASTSSRFRVVKLDSTSEPFKKGRWTCTEYYDKEPPSTASSENAPSTRTVESIRQSVPESASCPDRESVSSTASHYTESLGSGETGGPSAVKQMFQQPAAQKHDYSSSHNVSMSQMQPQDVHAQIKTSTVSPMPASIQPKMPPATMGGLHTTVGHSTAAVPPHMPKLTYAQAAQSPPAQALPVVTQQQMSYPPAQQPAAPAQVTPAHINPLSHGGNLPHDFPHSKQIMNTVPPGSTQTLPHMSASIPPASQQPVGTVQPPAAQPLVQGLLQPQQTPAPQMVQVVPQLVQSTGLIQQTQGQQLAPQPSMEQQSQLSSQGRGTQFVTLTNVPPNLQSDPQSSLIQNGSKEPGPQPAVSTLQEEAQLLLQHSALLTQPKTSGAEAASQTGTSRGPEGSGGVNALTASASLLKSLPVDGEEDGLNSFIKSCTCRQWVISGMA from the exons ATGTGGAAATTACTCAAGCGGCATCAAGTTGCTTCTCAAAAAGAGCTTGCTCTCTTGAGCTGCGTTTATAACTTTATTGGAGACCATCCTCTAGAAATGAATCACCACGACCGATCCGGGGACTCCGGCAGCGCCCGAAAAATGGTTCACCCCATGATTTTACCCAAACGGGAGAGCAGCTGCAGCTCGGTGGGTGGATCTTCTACATTGACAACTTCTGGAAGCACCAGCCTTAATAGCAACAACTTGATGCGCGGGGATGATTATTCATCACCGGTGCTGATTCAGTCTCAAACGCCAGCTGCATCCTCGCTTGGGTCCCAGAACCCTCCCCAGAGCCTGAATATCCCCGTGCAGGCCACACTGTTACCCCAAGCTCTGCCTGTCACAGTGGCGCAGATGAAGAAGAAGAGTGGCTTTCAGATCACCAGCGTTACTCCCGCTCAGACATCTGTCAGCACCAACAACAGCATTGCAGAGGACACTGAGAGCTGTGACGACTTGGACGAGTCCCACACCGAAGACCTGTCGTCCTCTGAGATCATGGATGTGTCTCTTTCGCGGGCCAACGATGTGGGGGGACCGGAAAGGAGCTCCTCGGAGGAGACGCTGAATAACTTCCATGAGGCGGAGACCCCGGGGGCCGTGTCGCCCAACCAGCCTCCCGTTCTCACCCAAGCACACATGCACGGCTCTATGGTTAACGGGACTGTTCACCATCAACACCATAATCCTGCTTCTTCTGGAAAAGGCCATTTTGCTGGTGGGACGCAGATTGGTATACCTTTGGGTGCCACTGTCACGTCTGCGGTGACCTCAAGTTCTGGAGCCTTAGCTAGCACAGGCCAGAAAATGCCTTCAAATGCGGCAGGATTGATTGAGAGCGCCTCTGTTGGCTCAACTGCTGTCATCGGTCAGCCTTTGGCTTCTGTGGCCTCAGGAACTGGAATGATCTCTGTGACTTCAGGTGCCACAGTTAGTACTGGTAAACCTATAACGAATAATGTTTCTATGTTAAATTCTGCCAGTGTGCCTGCTGTGGGTGGCAAGAGTACCAATAGTAGCAATGTAAACTACTCCCCTGCTTTGAATAGTATTAGTAACCAAACTGTAAACTTGTCACACGTTCCAAGTGGAATAATTGGCATGGGTGTTACCGCTGCTACCACTGTTTTGGGTGGTGTTGCTTCAACAGGTGGAGGGCAGGTGGGCCCAGCCGTCATGGGCCAGCACACAATGCCTGCTCCCTCTGTCCCGTCGATGAACGCTCAGCCTCAACAGGCTCAAGTGCCTCCTCCAGCCTCCACCAGCTCACGTTTTAGAGTGGTCAAATTGGACTCTACCTCTGAGCCTTTTAAGAAGGGTCGGTGGACTTGCACAGAGTATTACGACAAAGAGCCCCCGAGCACGGCATCCTCTGAAAACGCCCCCAGCACCCGAACAGTGGAAAGCATCCGCCAGTCTGTGCCTGAGAGTGCGTCCTGCCCGGACCGTGAGAGTGTCAGCAGCACGGCTAGCCATTATACTGAAAGTCTGGGGAGTGGGGAGACGGGCGGCCCCTCAGCTGTGAAGCAGATGTTCCAGCAGCCTGCTGCTCAGAAGCACGACTACTCATCTTCCCATAATGTGTCTATGAGTCAGATGCAACCCCAAGACGTTCATGCACAGATTAAGACTAGTACAGTTTCTCCGATGCCGGCGAGCATTCAGCCGAAGATGCCGCCTGCAACTATGGGAGGACTGCATACCACAGTCGGACATTCGACTGCAGCCGTGCCCCCTCATATGCCCAAACTGACATACGCCCAGGCAGCACAATCCCCCCCTGCTCAAGCCCTACCTGTGGTGACCCAGCAGCAGATGAGCTACCCGCCCGCACAGCAGCCGGCTGCACCGGCCCAGGTAACGCCGGCACACATTAACCCCTTAAGCCATGGAGGCAACCTGCCACATGACTTCCCTCATTCGAAGCAGATCATGAACACTGTGCCACCTGGGTCAACACAAACACTTCCCCACATGTCTGCCTCCATCCCTCCAGCTTCGCAGCAGCCCGTGGGCACTGTGCAACCCCCTGCTGCTCAACCGCTTGTGCAAGGGCTCCTGCAGCCTCAACAGACACCTGCCCCTCAGATGGTCCAGGTCGTGCCGCAGCTGGTGCAGTCCACCGGTCTCATTCAGCAGACCCAGGGGCAGCAGCTCGCGCCTCAACCCTCCATGGAGCAGCAGTCACAGCTCAGCAGTCAAGGCCGTGGGACCCAGTTTGTGACCTTAACAAACGTGCCTCCTAACCTTCAGAGTGATCCCCAgtccagtttgattcagaatggCTCAAAGGAACCCGGGCCGCAGCCTGCGGTGAGCACCCTGCAGGAGGAGGCCCAGCTCCTGTTACAGCACTCGGCTCTGCTCACACAACCCAAGACGAGCGGTGCTGAAGCTGCCTCCCAGACCGGCACCTCCCGGGGTCCTGAGGGGAGCGGTGGAGTCAATGCCCTAACTGCCTCGGCCAGCCTGCTGAAGAGCTTACCTGTGGATGGAGAAGAAGATGG TTTGAATAGCTTCATTAAAAGTTGCACATGCAGGCAGTGGGTGATCAGCGGTATGGCTTAA